A genomic region of Microlunatus sagamiharensis contains the following coding sequences:
- a CDS encoding glycoside hydrolase family 15 protein, which translates to MTRQDDQPPPPTISDHGMIGDLRTAALVATDGSIDWFCPGRFDAPSVFARILDTDEGGSWDLRPVDGDVRAHQFYFPDSNILNTRFLTDEGMVEVHDFMPLLKSGDEDHRQRLVRRVQCVRGDIRLQMRLAARPDYARERPRLTEVEGGVLIESSSLRLGFSTTVEVHVDGDDVMADLHLSEGDRVLLVLEVLDAEDAFEPETGTDADELFDATNRFWQAWIGQSSYTGRWRETVNRSALTLKMLCHEPSGGIVASVTTSLPEEIGGGRNWDYRYVWIRDAGFSLYALLRLGFLEEAAAFIRWLSERLGQQDQDSTEELGPLRVLYDLDGNIPSHEEELDHLSGYAGSKPVRVGNAAAGQLQLDIYGDLIDSIYLYNKYGPGISYDAWKDLRRLVDWLLDHWDAKDAGMWESRDEPRQHTTSRLMEWVALERAVRVARQRGLPGDITKWSRVRDEIYANVMEECWDDDLQSFVQATGSDTVDAGLLLMPQVKFVAPQDPRFLSTLKVIEERLVTDTLVFRYDVEAVSDGVSGGEGTFSLCSFWYVEALTRVGRIAEARLALEKMMTYANHLGLFAEQIGLNGEQLGNFPQAFTHLALISAAHNLDRELG; encoded by the coding sequence GTGACCCGTCAGGACGACCAGCCGCCCCCGCCCACGATCTCCGACCACGGCATGATCGGCGACCTCCGGACGGCGGCGCTCGTCGCGACCGACGGCAGCATCGACTGGTTCTGCCCGGGTCGGTTCGACGCGCCCAGCGTCTTCGCGCGGATCCTCGACACCGACGAGGGCGGGTCGTGGGACCTGCGCCCCGTGGACGGCGACGTGCGGGCGCACCAGTTCTACTTCCCCGACTCCAACATCCTCAACACCCGCTTCCTCACCGACGAGGGCATGGTCGAGGTCCACGACTTCATGCCGCTGCTCAAGTCGGGCGACGAGGACCACCGGCAGCGGCTCGTACGCCGCGTGCAGTGCGTGCGCGGCGACATCCGCCTGCAGATGCGTCTGGCCGCCCGGCCCGACTACGCGCGCGAGCGTCCGCGGCTGACCGAGGTCGAAGGTGGGGTGCTCATCGAGAGCAGCTCGCTGCGGCTGGGGTTCAGCACGACCGTCGAGGTCCACGTCGACGGGGACGACGTCATGGCCGACCTGCACCTGTCCGAGGGCGACCGTGTCCTGCTCGTGCTCGAGGTCCTCGACGCCGAGGACGCGTTCGAGCCCGAGACCGGGACCGACGCCGACGAGCTCTTCGACGCGACGAACCGCTTCTGGCAGGCCTGGATCGGTCAGTCGTCGTACACGGGCCGCTGGCGCGAGACCGTGAACCGCTCGGCGTTGACCCTCAAGATGCTCTGCCACGAGCCCAGCGGCGGGATCGTCGCGTCGGTGACGACGAGCCTGCCCGAGGAGATCGGCGGGGGCCGCAACTGGGACTACCGCTACGTCTGGATCCGCGACGCCGGCTTCAGCCTCTACGCGCTGCTGCGCCTCGGCTTCCTGGAGGAGGCCGCCGCGTTCATCCGGTGGCTCTCCGAGCGCCTCGGCCAGCAGGACCAGGACAGCACCGAGGAGCTCGGCCCGCTGCGCGTGCTCTACGACCTCGACGGCAACATCCCGAGCCACGAGGAGGAGCTCGACCACCTGTCGGGCTACGCCGGGTCCAAGCCGGTCCGGGTGGGCAACGCCGCCGCGGGGCAGCTGCAGCTCGACATCTACGGCGACCTGATCGACTCGATCTACCTCTACAACAAGTACGGCCCGGGCATCAGCTACGACGCCTGGAAGGACCTGCGCCGCCTCGTCGACTGGCTGCTCGACCACTGGGACGCGAAGGACGCGGGCATGTGGGAGTCGCGCGACGAGCCCCGCCAGCACACGACCTCGCGGCTCATGGAGTGGGTGGCCCTCGAACGTGCGGTGCGGGTGGCGCGCCAGCGCGGGCTGCCCGGCGACATCACGAAGTGGTCGCGCGTCCGCGACGAGATCTACGCCAACGTCATGGAGGAGTGCTGGGACGACGACCTGCAGAGCTTCGTGCAGGCCACCGGCTCCGACACCGTCGACGCGGGACTGCTGCTGATGCCGCAGGTCAAGTTCGTGGCGCCGCAGGACCCGCGCTTCCTCTCCACGCTCAAGGTCATCGAGGAGCGCCTGGTCACCGACACCCTGGTGTTCCGCTACGACGTCGAGGCCGTCTCGGACGGGGTCTCGGGCGGCGAGGGCACCTTCTCGCTCTGCTCGTTCTGGTACGTCGAGGCGCTCACACGGGTCGGCCGCATCGCCGAGGCGCGGCTGGCGCTGGAGAAGATGATGACGTACGCCAACCACCTCGGCCTCTTCGCCGAGCAGATCGGCCTCAACGGCGAGCAGCTCGGCAACTTCCCGCAGGCTTTCACCCACCTCGCCCTCATCAGCGCGGCCCACAACCTGGACCGCGAGCTCGGCTGA
- the sepX gene encoding divisome protein SepX/GlpR has product MGTTGLIFAAIAIAWLAYLVPHFVRRREGEPDVEGEHVDPFSDSVRILRHGTAPLLDQDLTELREFEVSTPVTRRAAVADLRRLERVAASRRRRVLSALFAVLCGVISVASVGWLPWWSVAVPGGLVLLFVVVSRVSVRAMRRDLDARYVAISRGSDEKTVLISRKDVESRDRKTRKAAKKDAETDSKPGLWDPLPITVPTYVSKPLAPRTVRTIDLSAPDVTSSGRRSVPVTADAPEVVVEDVETTGIDEQDGGAKAASA; this is encoded by the coding sequence GTGGGGACGACGGGACTGATCTTTGCGGCCATCGCGATCGCCTGGCTGGCCTACCTGGTGCCGCACTTCGTGCGCCGTCGGGAGGGCGAGCCGGACGTCGAGGGCGAGCACGTCGACCCCTTCTCCGACTCCGTCCGCATCCTGCGGCACGGCACCGCGCCGCTGCTCGACCAGGACCTGACCGAGCTGCGTGAGTTCGAGGTGTCGACCCCCGTCACGCGCCGCGCGGCCGTCGCCGACCTGCGCCGTCTCGAGCGGGTCGCGGCCTCTCGTCGCCGCCGCGTGCTGTCGGCGCTGTTCGCCGTCCTGTGCGGCGTGATCAGCGTCGCCTCCGTCGGCTGGCTGCCCTGGTGGAGCGTCGCCGTCCCCGGCGGTCTGGTGCTCCTCTTCGTGGTCGTCTCCCGCGTCAGCGTCCGCGCGATGCGTCGCGACCTCGACGCGCGCTACGTCGCCATCAGCCGCGGCAGTGACGAGAAGACGGTCCTCATCAGCCGCAAGGACGTCGAGTCCCGCGACCGCAAGACCCGCAAGGCCGCCAAGAAGGACGCCGAGACCGACAGCAAGCCGGGCCTGTGGGACCCGCTGCCGATCACCGTGCCGACGTACGTGTCCAAGCCGCTGGCCCCGCGCACGGTCCGCACCATCGACCTGTCCGCCCCCGACGTCACCTCCTCGGGCCGCCGGAGCGTCCCGGTCACCGCCGACGCCCCGGAGGTCGTCGTCGAGGACGTCGAGACCACCGGGATCGACGAGCAGGACGGCGGGGCCAAGGCCGCCTCGGCCTGA
- a CDS encoding GNAT family N-acetyltransferase — protein MSSGYSYGTHHWPVSLRHDRVVLSPMRRRDQLPWERVRRRNAAWLKPWEATLPPGSSAGPTSYSALVRSLTRQARDDRMLPWLVFYDEQPGGPASLAGQLTVSGIVGGSASWGQIGYWVDQRLAGRGIIPTAVALAVDYCFSVMRLHRIEIAIRPENAASLRVVEKLGFRTEGLRPRYLHIDGDWRDHLVFALNAEEVGEGMVRRYESLRGPTAPA, from the coding sequence GTGAGCTCCGGGTACAGCTACGGCACGCACCACTGGCCGGTCAGCCTGCGGCACGACCGCGTCGTGCTCTCGCCGATGCGGCGCCGCGACCAGCTGCCGTGGGAGCGTGTGCGCCGCCGCAACGCCGCCTGGCTCAAGCCGTGGGAGGCGACCCTGCCGCCGGGGTCGTCGGCCGGACCCACCTCGTACTCCGCGCTGGTGCGCTCGCTGACCCGCCAGGCCCGCGACGACCGGATGCTGCCCTGGCTCGTCTTCTACGACGAGCAGCCCGGGGGACCGGCCTCGCTCGCCGGCCAGCTCACGGTGAGCGGCATCGTCGGCGGGTCGGCGTCGTGGGGCCAGATCGGCTACTGGGTCGACCAGCGTCTCGCCGGGCGCGGCATCATCCCGACCGCGGTGGCGCTGGCCGTCGACTACTGCTTCTCGGTCATGCGGCTGCACCGCATCGAGATCGCGATCCGCCCCGAGAACGCGGCGAGCCTGCGCGTGGTGGAGAAGCTCGGCTTCCGCACCGAGGGGCTGCGTCCGCGCTACCTCCACATCGACGGCGACTGGCGCGACCACCTCGTCTTCGCGCTGAACGCCGAGGAGGTGGGCGAGGGCATGGTGCGCCGCTACGAGTCCCTGCGGGGCCCGACGGCGCCCGCCTGA
- a CDS encoding MogA/MoaB family molybdenum cofactor biosynthesis protein has protein sequence MTVSTRASAGVYEDRSGPILVAGLREVGFDVGDPLVVPDGDEVGEALRSAVAAGHAVVITTGGTGLSPDDHTPEQTRAVLEREVPQLSAAIAAYGVAHGVPTAVLSRGVAGTVGGTLVVNVPGSRGGARDAMSVLAPVLQHAVAQLRGGDH, from the coding sequence GTGACGGTGTCGACGCGGGCCTCCGCGGGGGTGTACGAGGACCGCTCCGGCCCGATCCTGGTCGCCGGTCTCCGTGAGGTCGGCTTCGACGTGGGCGACCCGCTCGTCGTGCCCGACGGCGACGAGGTCGGCGAGGCGCTGCGCTCGGCCGTCGCGGCGGGACACGCCGTGGTGATCACCACCGGAGGCACCGGGCTCAGCCCGGACGACCACACCCCCGAGCAGACGCGCGCGGTGCTCGAGCGCGAGGTGCCGCAGCTGAGCGCGGCGATCGCGGCGTACGGGGTCGCGCACGGGGTGCCCACCGCGGTGCTGAGCCGTGGTGTCGCCGGGACGGTGGGCGGGACGCTCGTCGTCAACGTGCCCGGCTCCCGGGGCGGCGCCCGCGACGCGATGTCGGTGCTGGCGCCGGTGCTGCAGCACGCGGTGGCCCAGCTCCGCGGCGGGGACCACTGA
- the moaC gene encoding cyclic pyranopterin monophosphate synthase MoaC — MSATGSGDTAGPGGLTHLNAAGEARMVDVSAKEVTIRTATAAGRVRLSAACVAALRSGDVPKGDALAVARIAGIMAAKKTPELVPLCHPLMISGVDVTAEVTDDGVELRATVKTNERTGVEMEALTAVGVAGLAVVDMVKALDRDAVITDVRVIAKSGGRSGDYRRAGK; from the coding sequence ATGAGCGCGACCGGTTCGGGAGACACGGCGGGCCCGGGCGGGCTGACGCATCTCAACGCCGCCGGGGAGGCCCGGATGGTCGACGTCTCGGCCAAAGAGGTCACCATCCGCACGGCGACCGCCGCAGGCCGCGTACGCCTCAGCGCCGCGTGCGTCGCCGCCCTGCGGTCGGGTGACGTGCCCAAGGGCGACGCCCTCGCGGTCGCCCGGATCGCCGGGATCATGGCGGCCAAGAAGACCCCCGAGCTCGTCCCGCTGTGCCACCCCCTCATGATCAGCGGCGTGGACGTGACCGCAGAGGTGACCGACGACGGAGTCGAGCTGCGCGCCACCGTCAAGACCAACGAGCGCACCGGGGTCGAGATGGAGGCCCTGACCGCGGTCGGTGTCGCCGGTCTGGCCGTGGTCGACATGGTCAAGGCGCTCGACCGCGACGCGGTGATCACCGACGTCCGCGTGATCGCCAAGTCCGGCGGGCGCAGCGGCGACTACCGGAGGGCGGGGAAGTGA